A window from Zingiber officinale cultivar Zhangliang chromosome 7A, Zo_v1.1, whole genome shotgun sequence encodes these proteins:
- the LOC122001171 gene encoding DNA topoisomerase 6 subunit A-like — MSERKRRRSEAAAPVASISDGSTSKKPRKQDSHAQGLRKHLKSDAEILASIREMYEASRSEVSSSKAVSLSDLNLSSACREVSDRDVASVQVAIERTVLAVARSILAGSGFSFDVPSRAASNQLYVPEIDRIVLRDKSSSRPFASLSTVRKATVTARVLSLVYAVLRRDIHITKRDLFYTDVKLFQDQSQSDAVLDDVSCMLGCTRSSLHVVASEKGVVVGRLVFTDDGDRIDCTKMGIGGKAIPPNIDRVGNLESDALFILLVEKDAAFMRLAEDRFYNRFPCIIVTAKGQPDVATRLFLKRMKTELKLPVLALVDSDPYGLKILSVYMCGSKNMSYDSSNLTTPDIKWLGVRPSDLDKYKVPEQCRLPMTDQDVKAGKDLLEEDFVKKNEGWVKELEIMVKTRQKAEIQALSSFGFQYLSEVYLPLKLQQRDWL, encoded by the coding sequence ATGTCTGAGAGGAAGCGGCGCCGCTCTGAGGCGGCCGCACCGGTCGCCTCTATTTCGGACGGTTCCACCTCGAAGAAACCCCGGAAGCAGGACTCCCACGCCCAAGGGCTGCGGAAACATCTCAAGTCCGACGCCGAAATCCTCGCCTCCATTCGCGAGATGTACGAAGCTTCCCGATCTGAAGTCTCCTCCTCCAAGGCCGTCTCCCTTTCCGACCTCAACCTCTCTTCCGCCTGCCGCGAGGTCTCCGATCGCGACGTTGCCTCCGTGCAGGTCGCCATCGAGCGCACCGTCCTCGCGGTGGCCCGATCCATCCTTGCTGGGAGCGGCTTCTCCTTCGACGTGCCCTCCCGCGCTGCCTCCAACCAGCTTTACGTCCCCGAGATCGACCGCATCGTGCTCCGCGACAAATCATCCTCCCGCCCATTCGCTAGTCTCTCCACCGTCCGCAAGGCCACCGTTACAGCCCGCGTGCTTTCCCTCGTCTACGCCGTCCTCCGCCGAGACATCCACATCACTAAGCGCGACCTCTTCTACACCGACGTGAAGCTCTTCCAGGACCAGTCCCAGTCCGATGCCGTCCTTGATGACGTCTCTTGCATGCTCGGATGCACCCGATCCTCCCTCCACGTCGTTGCCTCCGAGAAGGGTGTCGTCGTTGGTCGCCTCGTCTTCACTGACGACGGTGACCGAATTGACTGCACTAAGATGGGCATCGGCGGCAAGGCCATTCCCCCAAACATTGACCGGGTCGGCAACCTCGAAAGCGACGCCCTGTTCATTCTTCTCGTAGAGAAAGACGCCGCATTTATGAGGCTCGCGGAGGACCGTTTCTACAACAGGTTCCCCTGCATTATCGTCACCGCCAAAGGCCAGCCGGATGTTGCTACCAGGCTCTTCCTCAAACGGATGAAGACTGAACTGAAGCTCCCGGTTCTGGCACTCGTCGACAGTGATCCCTACGGCCTCAAGATCCTCTCAGTGTACATGTGTGGGTCAAAGAATATGTCTTACGACAGCTCGAACTTGACGACTCCTGATATCAAATGGCTGGGGGTTCGGCCCAGCGATCTGGATAAATACAAGGTGCCGGAGCAATGTCGGCTCCCCATGACAGATCAAGACGTGAAGGCTGGGAAAGACTTGTTGGAGGAGGACTTCGTTAAGAAGAATGAAGGGTGGGTCAAGGAGCTCGAGATAATGGTCAAGACAAGGCAAAAGGCTGAGATACAAGCACTAAGTTCATTTGGATTCCAGTATCTCTCTGAGGTGTATCTACCTCTGAAATTGCAGCAGAGGGATTGGCTGTGA